The Rhopalosiphum maidis isolate BTI-1 chromosome 1, ASM367621v3, whole genome shotgun sequence genome has a segment encoding these proteins:
- the LOC113549761 gene encoding 40S ribosomal protein S3a, with protein MAVGKNKGLSKGGKKGLKKKIIDPFTRKDWYNVRAPCMFTNRDVGKTLVNRTQGTKIASEGLKHRVFEVSLADLQEDDGAERSFRKFKLIAEDVKGRNVLTNFHGMDLTTDKLRSMVKKWQTLIEANVDVKTTDGYLLRVFCIGFTSKDQSSTRKTCYAQHTQVRAIRKKMVETITEEIVKSDLKEVVNKLRPDSIAKEIEKKCQSIYPLHDVFIRKVKVLKKPRMDIGKLMEFHSDEGVTTVVDEETGVQVDRPEGYEPPVQESV; from the exons ATGGCTGTTGGTAAAAACAAGGGGCTGTCCAAAGGTGGCAAGAAAGGCTTAAAGAAGAAGAT CATCGACCCGTTCACGCGTAAGGATTGGTACAATGTACGTGCCCCGTGCATGTTCACAAACCGCGATGTTGGAAAAACACTTGTCAATCGTACACAAGGAACAA AAATCGCATCTGAAGGTCTTAAACACCGTGTCTTTGAAGTTTCGCTTGCCGATTTACAAGAAGATGATGGAGCTGAAAGGAGTTTCCGTAAATTCAAATTGATTGCTGAAGATGTTAAGGGTAGAAATGTTCTGACCAACTTCCACGGAATGGACCTTACCACTGATAAATTGCGATCAATGGTAAAGAAATGGCAAACTCTGATTGAAGCTAATGTTGATGTAAAGACCACTGATGGATACTTATTACGTGTATTTTGTATTGGATTTACATCAAAAGATCAATCATCCACAAGGAAAACATGTTATGCTCAACATACTCAG gtCAGAGCTATTAGAAAGAAGATGGTAGAAACTATTACTGAAGAAATAGTGAAATCTGACTTGAAAGAAGTAGTGAATAAGCTCCGACCTGACTCAATCGCTAAGGAAATTGAAAAGAAATGCCAAAGCATCTATCCATTACACGATGTTTTTATTCGCAAG gttaAAGTCTTGAAGAAACCACGTATGGATATTGGTAAATTGATGGAATTCCACAGTGATGAAGGTGTAACCACAGTTGTTGATGAAGAAACGGGTGTCCAAGTAGACAGGCCTGAAGGTTACGAGCCACCAGTCCAAGAATCTGTTTAA
- the LOC113548692 gene encoding prefoldin subunit 5, producing the protein MAGKMIDLKNLNVQQLAKMKEQVYKEISLIQDSLQSLKMAQKRYISSQEALESAKGRPSGTSMMIPLTKSMYAAGQLANPEHVTVCIGAGYFLKLEIKDAIQYFKRRVNFLVERMEGIQQIGLEKQKLQNVVTEVLEMKLQQAQAENK; encoded by the coding sequence ATGGCAGGTAAAATGATCGATCTAAAAAATTTGAACGTGCAGCAATTAGCAAAAATGAAGGAACAAGTATACAaagaaattagtttaatacaaGACTCATTACAATCTTTGAAGATGGCACAAAAAAGGTACATTAGTTCACAAGAAGCGCTCGAAAGTGCCAAAGGACGACCATCAGGTACATCTATGATGATTCCTTTGACCAAGTCCATGTACGCTGCTGGACAATTAGCCAATCCTGAGCATGTGACAGTGTGCATAGGTGCTGGATATTTTTTGAAGCTCGAGATTAAAGACGCAATTCAATACTTTAAAAGACGTGTCAACTTCCTTGTGGAACGAATGGAAGGCATTCAACAGATTGGTTTGGAAAAACAGAAGCTACAGAATGTTGTTACTGAAGTACTAGAGATGAAATTACAACAAGCTCAagctgaaaataaataa
- the LOC113549177 gene encoding pre-mRNA-splicing factor 38, with translation MANRTVKDAKTIHGTNPQYLIEKIIRSRIYDNKFWKEECFALSAELLVDKAMSMRFIGGVFGGNIKPTPFLCLTLKMLQIQPEKDIIVEFIKNEEFKYVRALGAFYMRLTGSSVDCYKYLEPLLADSRKLRRQNRDGQFELIHIDEFIDSLLRDERVCDVILPRIQSRHVLEENNELEPKVSILEEDIEEGVESSDEEEPTEKRREKENRNKHSPTKEKRRDREREKRNRDRDRRDRDRNDRRDRDRHRRSRSHDRDRTKRHRSRSPYRK, from the coding sequence ATGGCCAATCGTACGGTAAAAGATGCAAAAACTATTCATGGGACAAATcctcaatatttaattgaaaagatCATACGGTCTCGTATTTATGACAACAAATTCTGGAAAGAAGAATGCTTTGCTCTGTCTGCTGAATTGCTGGTGGACAAAGCAATGTCAATGCGATTTATAGGAGGAGTATTTGGCGGTAATATAAAACCCACTCCTTTCTTGTGCTTGACATTAAAGATGTTGCAAATACAACCTGAAAAAGATATCATTGTGgagttcataaaaaatgaagaatttaaatatgtccGGGCACTAGGAGCGTTTTATATGCGCTTGACAGGCTCGTCAGTAGATTGTTACAAATATTTGGAACCATTGTTGGCTGACAGTCGTAAGTTAAGAAGACAAAATCGAGATGGCCAATTTGAGCTTATACATATTGATGAATTTATTGACTCACTGCTACGAGATGAACGTGTTTGTGATGTTATATTACCACGTATACAAAGCAGACACGTGCTAGAAGAAAACAATGAATTAGAACCCAAAGTGTCTATACTTGAAGAGGACATTGAAGAAGGTGTTGAATCATCAGATGAAGAAGAACCTACAGAGAAAAGAAGGGAAAAGGAAAATAGGAATAAACATTCTCcgacaaaagaaaaaagaagagACAGAGAGCGTGAAAAGAGGAATAGAGATAGAGATCGAAGAGATCGTGATAGGAACGATAGAAGAGATAGAGACCGACATAGAAGGAGTAGAAGTCATGATCGAGATCGAACAAAAAGACATAGATCTAGATCACCTTATAGAaagtaa
- the LOC113549176 gene encoding pyridine nucleotide-disulfide oxidoreductase domain-containing protein 1 yields MSRNQQIYSTYVVIGGGIAGISCVEALKLYTTESVLLISESPIVKVVTDIKFHTKIAAGFKVEDRNLQCIDNTEYIIDKVIAINSIEHIIYTVNHQEIKYKKLCLCTGATPKLLDDKDYVIGLRDTHSVEYFQSIIGAANRVLIVGNGGIATDLVYKLNGIEIIWVIRDEHISSHFLDAGAAEFFSNYLNTQQSSDKVIKRFRYCGERTSGAALGPDWHCGAMFGNHISKNVIIEYKTEIKNISKKDLVKIELTNGKVYECNFVISATGVMPNSNFHIRDGRSIDIASDGGIKVDWKMETNLPDIFAAGDVCTVDWNSEHWFQMRLWTQARQMGMYAAKCMHSIHIKETLLQDFCFELFTHVTSFFGFKVILLGLYNAQGLDKQDCELLVRVTNGQEYIKLVLKNGRVVGAMLIGDTDLEEMCENLILNQIDVTNLMEDLLDPNIDIEDYFD; encoded by the coding sequence ATGAGTCGGAACCAACAAATCTATTCGACCTATGTTGTGATTGGTGGAGGTATAGCTGGTATAAGTTGTGTTGAagctttgaaattatatacaacagAGTCAGTACTTTTAATTTCAGAATCACCAATTGTTAAAGTGGTCACTGATATTAAGTTTCACACTAAAATTGCTGCAGGATTTAAAGTCGAAGATAGGAATCTCCAATGCATTGATAATACAGAATACATAATAGATAAAGTAATAGCAATCAACTCAAtagaacatataatttatactgtaaATCATCAGGAaatcaagtataaaaaattgtgctTATGTACAGGTGCCACTCCAAAATTGTTGGATGACAAAGATTATGTTATTGGATTGCGTGATACACATTCCGTGGAGtattttcaatcaattatTGGTGCTGCTAATAGAGTATTAATTGTTGGTAATGGAGGTATTGCAACTGATTTGGTTTATAAGTTAAATGGTATCGAAATAATTTGGGTTATTAGAGATGAACACATTAGTTCACATTTTCTGGATGCCGGAGCAGCAGAATTTTTTAGTAACTACCTTAACACTCAGCAATCGAGCGACAAAGTAATAAAAAGATTTAGATATTGTGGAGAACGTACCTCTGGAGCTGCTTTAGGTCCTGACTGGCACTGTGGAGCAATGTTTGGAAACcatattagtaaaaatgtaattattgaatataagactgaaatcaaaaatatttctaaaaaggATTTAGTTAAGATAGAATTAACAAATGGTAAagtgtatgaatgtaattttgTCATATCTGCTACTGGAGTAATGCCAAATAGTAATTTTCATATAAGAGATGGTAGAAGTATTGATATTGCTAGTGATGGTGGTATTAAAGTAGATTGGAAAATGGAAACAAATCTGCCTGATATATTTGCAGCCGGTGATGTATGTACTGTAGATTGGAATTCTGAACATTGGTTTCAAATGAGACTATGGACTCAAGCAAGACAAATGGGAATGTATGCTGCCAAATGCATGcattctatacatattaaagaAACATTATTGCAAGacttttgttttgaattatttacacaTGTAACATCATTTTTTGGAttcaaagttattttattaggtttatATAATGCACAAGGATTGGACAAGCAAGATTGTGAGCTATTGGTTCGTGTAACTAATGgtcaagaatatattaaattagtattaaaaaacggAAGAGTTGTTGGAGCAATGCTTATTGGAGATACTGATCTTGAAGAAATgtgtgaaaatttaatattgaaccaAATTGATGTAACTAATTTAATGGAAGATTTGTTAGATCCTAATATTGACATAGAAgattattttgattga